A window of the Planococcus citri chromosome 4, ihPlaCitr1.1, whole genome shotgun sequence genome harbors these coding sequences:
- the LOC135845021 gene encoding uncharacterized protein LOC135845021 isoform X1, translating into MTRKYYIPNMVQAITVLTVLKMLTNAQTTCNQGIGRVVYERLPDQQLQGYDDDVVRDTAPPFRVLEKCQELCLRDRTAQNNLVRTCTSFDFQPGSRIASFSGVVEYEESSCYLTREQPAPEGIGTLVFVPNSVHYTEVCLSSSRIERECPNRHYVFERHARKKLKLALADAKEVIAVNRTDCEDRCLNEFTFVCRSATYDTQARTCTLSRFTRRSHPELLEDDLTSDYLENTCLNAERRCDGPLIFVKEENKRLGGPFEVDIYTNISLVECQAQCLKAEKYFCRAVEYDEPIRRCIIFEEDSMSQKDDLRVSSSPTHDLYDLVCLDVKSNEFPDNSATSHLFAEGRRPDTAFERHRNARLSSEFHSEITGRSLSECLDECLRQVSFQCRSAVYSERSRICRLSRFNRRDGHRTIYDPDYDYYENLMHSATLDGGGTTGSYPRPDPQGQDSQYYGHGRPPYAPLSKPSGFGGVYSGGGYPSYVGSGGQIPAQPYAPPGDVAGPGYWSHFGTHSTDVSPYGVSPGSSSAYPIGSITPAPSVGVGYPPGGAPPAYGGSVPPIGGSSLGVSPGYPSYPPSLGGAPGGGGYFGGGGGGGGGLEPHRPFNVRCDEGDGFKQIGVHMRMRRQFVRRSSSVASLTACEKECAESRDFLCRSFNYRAAPYGPQRENCELSDRDTRDLDMNNPNYFDPAGEYDFYERSAQGRNGQDCLDVSQTCNEDGMEFTLRTPEGFLGRIYAHGYYDRCFYRGNGGTLNVLRISGAQGYPDCGTIRFGDMMTNIVVVQFSDYVQTSRDKRYNLTCLFRGPGEAVVTSSYMTANSGSPVPIEYLPAENSLSSRVRLMILYQGRPTNTIAVGDPLTFRLEAQDGYNYVNDIFASNVVARDPYSGRAVQLIDRYGCPVDNAIFPALDRSREGDGLEARFNAFKLPESNFLIFEATVKTCREGCNPAYCTGPAGRTEQSLGRRKREADGNEDAGYFIGPESTNSTDEEEHIREMIEVHEDPFEIPERKEESMQHLVKQQEVPTVCLTNREYYGMIFILFIFMGLMITVTITAGIYYKRYWIIMSKNEMANRSSGVISSPHSIRMSSTSPHTRFTPSAQSLFSFLTLNSQRTLNNSRSSECIVENKPEELQIPGVTDVNGCGGRSFRDISEPIYTDPSLFERSIDKIS; encoded by the exons ctCAAACTACATGTAATCAAGGTATAGGTCGTGTAGTATACGAGCGACTGCCGGATCAGCAGTTACAAGGATACGACGATGACGTG gTACGTGATACCGCGCCACCATTTAGAGTATTAGAAAAATGTCAAGAATTATGTTTAAGAGATCGCACAGCGCAAAATAATTTAGTAAGGACATGTACGTCCTTTGACTTTCAACCTGGTAGCAGGATAGCATCATTTAGTGGCGTAGTAGAATACGAAGAATCTAGTTGTTATCTAACCAGGGAGCAACCAGCCCCCGAAGGCATCGGGACTTTGGTTTTTGTACCAAATAGCGTGCATTACACAGAAGTGTGTTTATCAT CTAGTCGTATCGAAAGAGAATGCCCCAATAGGCATTATGTCTTCGAAAGGCATGCCAGGAAAAAGCTGAAGCTTGCACTTGCAGATGCCAAAGAAGTAATCGCAGTTAATCGAACAGATTGCGaagatag atgctTGAACGAATTCACATTCGTATGTCGATCGGCTACTTATGACACACAAGCTCGTACCTGCACATTGAGTCGTTTCACTCGTAGATCTCATCCGGAATTACTCGAAGACGATTTGACTTCGGATTACTTGGAGAATACCTGTTTAAACG CCGAAAGACGATGCGATGGTCCATTGATTTTCgtcaaagaagaaaataaacgTCTCGGAGGTCCTTTTGAAGTCGACATTTATACAAATATATCTCTAGTTGAATGCCAAGCTCAGTGTTTGAAAGCTGAGAAGTATTTTTGTCGAGCTGTCGAATACGACGAGCCGATCAGAAGGTGTATTATATTCGAAGAAGATTCGATGTCTCAAAAGGATGATTTGAGGGTTAGCAGTAGTCCAACTCACGATCTATATGATCTCGTTTGTCTTGACG TGAAAAGTAACGAATTTCCCGATAATTCGGCCACTTCTCATTTATTCGCCGAAGGTCGAAGACCAGATACGGCCTTCGAAAGGCACAGAAACGCTCGTCTATCGAGCGAATTTCATTCAGAGATCACCGGAAGGTCATTGAGCGAATGCCTGGACGAATGTCTGAGACAAGTCAGCTTCCAGTGTAGATCAGCCGTGTACAGCGAACGAAGCAGAATCTGTCGTCTGAGCAGATTCAATCGAAGAGATGGTCATCGAACCATCTACGATCCTGATTACGATTACTATGAAAATCTAATGC attCTGCTACTTTAGATGGCGGAGGTACGACCGGAAGTTATCCACGGCCAGATCCACAAGGCCAAGATTCTCAATACTATGGTCACGGAAGACCACCGTACGCGCCCTTATCAAAACCAAGCGGATTCGGCGGTGTTTACAGTGGCGGCGGGTATCCTAGTTATGTCGGCAGTGGGGGTCAAATTCCAGCACAACCGTACGCTCCACCGGGAGACGTCGCAGGACCCGGGTACTGGAGTCATTTTGGCACCCATTCTACAGATGTCTCACCTTATGGAGTTTCTCCTGGCAGCAGTAGCGCGTACCCGATTGGAAGTATTACTCCTGCTCCGAGTGTGGGAGTTGGATATCCTCCAGGTGGAGCACCTCCGGCTTATGGCGGATCTGTGCCTCCCATAGGGGGATCTTCTTTAGGTGTATCGCCGGGTTACCCGTCATATCCGCCTTCTTTGGGAGGTGCTCCTGGTGGCGGTGGATATtttggcggcggcggcggcggcggtggagGACTCGAACCTCATAGACCGTTTAATGTTAGGTGCGATGAAGGCGATGGATTCAAACAG ATTGGAGTCCACATGAGAATGAGGAGACAATTCGTTCGAAGATCATCATCTGTCGCTAGTTTGACAGCTTGCGAAAAAGAATGCGCCGAATCACGTGATTTCTTGTGCCGATCGTTCAATTACAG AGCTGCTCCTTATGGACCACAAAGAGAAAATTGCGAGCTAAGCGATCGTGATACCCGAGACTTGGATATGAATAATCCCAACTACTTTGATCCTGCTGGAGAGTACGACTTTTATGAAAGATCAGCTCAAGGTCGAAATGGACAAGACTGCTTAGATG TGAGTCAAACGTGCAACGAAGATGGAATGGAATTCACTCTGAGAACTCCGGAAGGTTTTCTGGGTCGAATTTACGCTCATGGATATTACGACAGATGCTTCTACCGAGGTAATGGAGGTACACTTAACGTACTAAGAATCAGCGGTGCTCAAGGATATCCCGATTGCGGTACAATCAGA TTCGGTGATATGATGACCAATATTGTAGTCGTCCAGTTCAGCGATTACGTGCAAACGAGTCGCGACAAACGATACAATCTGACTTGCTTATTCCGAGGCCCAGGGGAAGCAGTGGTAACCTCAAGTTACATGACAGCAAA CTCCGGAAGTCCAGTTCCTATCGAATATCTTCCAGCTGAGAACTCTCTCAGTTCGAGAGTCAGATTGATGATTCTGTACCAAGGACGTCCAACGAACACCATAGCCGTTGGTGATCCACTGACTTTCCGTTTAGAAGCCCAAGATGGTTATAATTACGTCAATGATATATTTGCAAGCAATGTAGTGGCTAGAGATCCGTATTCTGGCAGAGCTGTGCAGCTTATCGATCGATATGG ATGTCCAGTCGACAATGCTATTTTCCCAGCACTGGATCGATCCAGAGAAGGTGATGGTTTGGAGGCTCGTTTCAATGCGTTCAAGCTGCCGGAAtccaatttcttgatttttgaagccACTGTGAAAACTTGTCGCGAAGGATGCAATCCA GCTTATTGTACTGGACCTGCTGGCAGAACAGAACAGTCTCTTGGAAGAAGAAAGAGGGAAGCAGATGGAAACGAAGACGCTGGATATTTTATTGGTCCCGAATCAACTAATAGTACTGATGAAGAAGAACACATCAGGGAAATGatcgaa GTTCACGAGGATCCATTTGAAATACCTGAACGAAAAGAAGAAAGCATGCAACATTTAGTTAAACAGCAGGAAGTGCCAACTGTTTGTCTGACGAATCGCGAATATTATGGCATGATCTTCATCTTATTCATCTTCATGGGTCTTATGATCACTGTTACCATTACAGCTGGAATATACTACaa gAGATACTGGATTATAATGAGTAAAAACGAAATGGCCAACAGATCATCGGGCGTCATAAGCAGTCCTCACAGTATCCGGATGTCATCAACATCGCCTCACACACGATTCACACCTTCAGCACAAAGTTTGTTTTCATTTCTCACACTGAACTCACAAAGAACACTTAATAATTCGAG GAGTAGCGAATGTATAGTAGAGAATAAACCCGAAGAATTACAAATACCAGGAGTTACTGATGTCAATGGATGTGGAGGAAGAAGTTTCAGAGATATTAGTGAACCGATTTACACTGATCCATCCTTATTTGAAAGATCAATAGATAAAATATCATGA
- the LOC135845021 gene encoding uncharacterized protein LOC135845021 isoform X2, which produces MTRKYYIPNMVQAITVLTVLKMLTNAQTTCNQGIGRVVYERLPDQQLQGYDDDVVRDTAPPFRVLEKCQELCLRDRTAQNNLVRTCTSFDFQPGSRIASFSGVVEYEESSCYLTREQPAPEGIGTLVFVPNSVHYTEVCLSSSRIERECPNRHYVFERHARKKLKLALADAKEVIAVNRTDCEDRCLNEFTFVCRSATYDTQARTCTLSRFTRRSHPELLEDDLTSDYLENTCLNAERRCDGPLIFVKEENKRLGGPFEVDIYTNISLVECQAQCLKAEKYFCRAVEYDEPIRRCIIFEEDSMSQKDDLRVSSSPTHDLYDLVCLDVKSNEFPDNSATSHLFAEGRRPDTAFERHRNARLSSEFHSEITGRSLSECLDECLRQVSFQCRSAVYSERSRICRLSRFNRRDGHRTIYDPDYDYYENLMHGGGTTGSYPRPDPQGQDSQYYGHGRPPYAPLSKPSGFGGVYSGGGYPSYVGSGGQIPAQPYAPPGDVAGPGYWSHFGTHSTDVSPYGVSPGSSSAYPIGSITPAPSVGVGYPPGGAPPAYGGSVPPIGGSSLGVSPGYPSYPPSLGGAPGGGGYFGGGGGGGGGLEPHRPFNVRCDEGDGFKQIGVHMRMRRQFVRRSSSVASLTACEKECAESRDFLCRSFNYRAAPYGPQRENCELSDRDTRDLDMNNPNYFDPAGEYDFYERSAQGRNGQDCLDVSQTCNEDGMEFTLRTPEGFLGRIYAHGYYDRCFYRGNGGTLNVLRISGAQGYPDCGTIRFGDMMTNIVVVQFSDYVQTSRDKRYNLTCLFRGPGEAVVTSSYMTANSGSPVPIEYLPAENSLSSRVRLMILYQGRPTNTIAVGDPLTFRLEAQDGYNYVNDIFASNVVARDPYSGRAVQLIDRYGCPVDNAIFPALDRSREGDGLEARFNAFKLPESNFLIFEATVKTCREGCNPAYCTGPAGRTEQSLGRRKREADGNEDAGYFIGPESTNSTDEEEHIREMIEVHEDPFEIPERKEESMQHLVKQQEVPTVCLTNREYYGMIFILFIFMGLMITVTITAGIYYKRYWIIMSKNEMANRSSGVISSPHSIRMSSTSPHTRFTPSAQSLFSFLTLNSQRTLNNSRSSECIVENKPEELQIPGVTDVNGCGGRSFRDISEPIYTDPSLFERSIDKIS; this is translated from the exons ctCAAACTACATGTAATCAAGGTATAGGTCGTGTAGTATACGAGCGACTGCCGGATCAGCAGTTACAAGGATACGACGATGACGTG gTACGTGATACCGCGCCACCATTTAGAGTATTAGAAAAATGTCAAGAATTATGTTTAAGAGATCGCACAGCGCAAAATAATTTAGTAAGGACATGTACGTCCTTTGACTTTCAACCTGGTAGCAGGATAGCATCATTTAGTGGCGTAGTAGAATACGAAGAATCTAGTTGTTATCTAACCAGGGAGCAACCAGCCCCCGAAGGCATCGGGACTTTGGTTTTTGTACCAAATAGCGTGCATTACACAGAAGTGTGTTTATCAT CTAGTCGTATCGAAAGAGAATGCCCCAATAGGCATTATGTCTTCGAAAGGCATGCCAGGAAAAAGCTGAAGCTTGCACTTGCAGATGCCAAAGAAGTAATCGCAGTTAATCGAACAGATTGCGaagatag atgctTGAACGAATTCACATTCGTATGTCGATCGGCTACTTATGACACACAAGCTCGTACCTGCACATTGAGTCGTTTCACTCGTAGATCTCATCCGGAATTACTCGAAGACGATTTGACTTCGGATTACTTGGAGAATACCTGTTTAAACG CCGAAAGACGATGCGATGGTCCATTGATTTTCgtcaaagaagaaaataaacgTCTCGGAGGTCCTTTTGAAGTCGACATTTATACAAATATATCTCTAGTTGAATGCCAAGCTCAGTGTTTGAAAGCTGAGAAGTATTTTTGTCGAGCTGTCGAATACGACGAGCCGATCAGAAGGTGTATTATATTCGAAGAAGATTCGATGTCTCAAAAGGATGATTTGAGGGTTAGCAGTAGTCCAACTCACGATCTATATGATCTCGTTTGTCTTGACG TGAAAAGTAACGAATTTCCCGATAATTCGGCCACTTCTCATTTATTCGCCGAAGGTCGAAGACCAGATACGGCCTTCGAAAGGCACAGAAACGCTCGTCTATCGAGCGAATTTCATTCAGAGATCACCGGAAGGTCATTGAGCGAATGCCTGGACGAATGTCTGAGACAAGTCAGCTTCCAGTGTAGATCAGCCGTGTACAGCGAACGAAGCAGAATCTGTCGTCTGAGCAGATTCAATCGAAGAGATGGTCATCGAACCATCTACGATCCTGATTACGATTACTATGAAAATCTAATGC ATGGCGGAGGTACGACCGGAAGTTATCCACGGCCAGATCCACAAGGCCAAGATTCTCAATACTATGGTCACGGAAGACCACCGTACGCGCCCTTATCAAAACCAAGCGGATTCGGCGGTGTTTACAGTGGCGGCGGGTATCCTAGTTATGTCGGCAGTGGGGGTCAAATTCCAGCACAACCGTACGCTCCACCGGGAGACGTCGCAGGACCCGGGTACTGGAGTCATTTTGGCACCCATTCTACAGATGTCTCACCTTATGGAGTTTCTCCTGGCAGCAGTAGCGCGTACCCGATTGGAAGTATTACTCCTGCTCCGAGTGTGGGAGTTGGATATCCTCCAGGTGGAGCACCTCCGGCTTATGGCGGATCTGTGCCTCCCATAGGGGGATCTTCTTTAGGTGTATCGCCGGGTTACCCGTCATATCCGCCTTCTTTGGGAGGTGCTCCTGGTGGCGGTGGATATtttggcggcggcggcggcggcggtggagGACTCGAACCTCATAGACCGTTTAATGTTAGGTGCGATGAAGGCGATGGATTCAAACAG ATTGGAGTCCACATGAGAATGAGGAGACAATTCGTTCGAAGATCATCATCTGTCGCTAGTTTGACAGCTTGCGAAAAAGAATGCGCCGAATCACGTGATTTCTTGTGCCGATCGTTCAATTACAG AGCTGCTCCTTATGGACCACAAAGAGAAAATTGCGAGCTAAGCGATCGTGATACCCGAGACTTGGATATGAATAATCCCAACTACTTTGATCCTGCTGGAGAGTACGACTTTTATGAAAGATCAGCTCAAGGTCGAAATGGACAAGACTGCTTAGATG TGAGTCAAACGTGCAACGAAGATGGAATGGAATTCACTCTGAGAACTCCGGAAGGTTTTCTGGGTCGAATTTACGCTCATGGATATTACGACAGATGCTTCTACCGAGGTAATGGAGGTACACTTAACGTACTAAGAATCAGCGGTGCTCAAGGATATCCCGATTGCGGTACAATCAGA TTCGGTGATATGATGACCAATATTGTAGTCGTCCAGTTCAGCGATTACGTGCAAACGAGTCGCGACAAACGATACAATCTGACTTGCTTATTCCGAGGCCCAGGGGAAGCAGTGGTAACCTCAAGTTACATGACAGCAAA CTCCGGAAGTCCAGTTCCTATCGAATATCTTCCAGCTGAGAACTCTCTCAGTTCGAGAGTCAGATTGATGATTCTGTACCAAGGACGTCCAACGAACACCATAGCCGTTGGTGATCCACTGACTTTCCGTTTAGAAGCCCAAGATGGTTATAATTACGTCAATGATATATTTGCAAGCAATGTAGTGGCTAGAGATCCGTATTCTGGCAGAGCTGTGCAGCTTATCGATCGATATGG ATGTCCAGTCGACAATGCTATTTTCCCAGCACTGGATCGATCCAGAGAAGGTGATGGTTTGGAGGCTCGTTTCAATGCGTTCAAGCTGCCGGAAtccaatttcttgatttttgaagccACTGTGAAAACTTGTCGCGAAGGATGCAATCCA GCTTATTGTACTGGACCTGCTGGCAGAACAGAACAGTCTCTTGGAAGAAGAAAGAGGGAAGCAGATGGAAACGAAGACGCTGGATATTTTATTGGTCCCGAATCAACTAATAGTACTGATGAAGAAGAACACATCAGGGAAATGatcgaa GTTCACGAGGATCCATTTGAAATACCTGAACGAAAAGAAGAAAGCATGCAACATTTAGTTAAACAGCAGGAAGTGCCAACTGTTTGTCTGACGAATCGCGAATATTATGGCATGATCTTCATCTTATTCATCTTCATGGGTCTTATGATCACTGTTACCATTACAGCTGGAATATACTACaa gAGATACTGGATTATAATGAGTAAAAACGAAATGGCCAACAGATCATCGGGCGTCATAAGCAGTCCTCACAGTATCCGGATGTCATCAACATCGCCTCACACACGATTCACACCTTCAGCACAAAGTTTGTTTTCATTTCTCACACTGAACTCACAAAGAACACTTAATAATTCGAG GAGTAGCGAATGTATAGTAGAGAATAAACCCGAAGAATTACAAATACCAGGAGTTACTGATGTCAATGGATGTGGAGGAAGAAGTTTCAGAGATATTAGTGAACCGATTTACACTGATCCATCCTTATTTGAAAGATCAATAGATAAAATATCATGA